The following proteins are co-located in the Amphiprion ocellaris isolate individual 3 ecotype Okinawa chromosome 7, ASM2253959v1, whole genome shotgun sequence genome:
- the LOC111580892 gene encoding alpha-2-macroglobulin-like → MGRPGIQTWTWAVCAFWMCVSRALAGPQYVVTFPAVLEAGAQTKLCVSLMQPNETLLMTVTLMSERENTTLLQRTSSADFHECSQFTTPAVLNEELQNVEVKVRGYTFYSREVKKVMIKAYKLLTFVQTDKPIYLPGQTVHFRVVTLDTKFRPADQLYDIIEIEDPNKNRIGQWLNEASDGKIVQLSYSLNSEAREGIYQVIVSIGEDKIHHTFKVEKFVLPKFDVTLNVSEEVSIGDQEINAKACANYTFRQPVPGYVTVEMCRPLNRYLSRPDLEDEELTPPCHIETKQADNNGCATFAFKMSTFTKIAGKALQDVLNVSAEVEEEGTGILRLQKGRIKISYVIGRLSFFDTPKIYEPGSVVEGKVKAVHYNNAPIPDMPVYLFEGETWSSRRLQNLTTDSSGVASFSLSTENLNGDIRLHISSSPTLKYPPYKTPFYESGSHTLSMFQPPSLDTQPVSFLKVKTNDKTLACDAEADITIQYVVVGERQDTVDIMYLVLSRGAIVDQGHKQVQLKNKQVNEGEVSFKLLVSPEMAPEVQIVAFVVLPSETMIAHSADFSTENCFSHKVSLEFSPSSAVPGEDVNMQLTAKPNSLCGVSAIDQSVLIKEPGKTLNAEKIFHLLPVRKVTFIPYQVKDPTECLHVRPKRSIFPFPGQDIDDAHTVFENVGLKVATNLLIEIPSCLQYRGREYHHNRFGIARRRGPSAPILEAARGEVAAPSSPDAAPIETVRTFFPETWIWDLVEVGSSGTKDVSLTVPDTITTWETETFCLSPQGFGLAPRKEITVFQPFFLELTLPYSITRGERFELKATVFNYLSSCIVVTVTPELSSDYTLTPLSDNQYTSCLCGNERKTFSWTMNPTTLGAVNVTVKAEAVTSDVFCNNEIVSVPDRGRIDTVTKTLIVKADGVEMTETYNWLLCPKGSTLTEEIELQLPEHVIEGSARVLVSVLGDILGRALKNIDGLLRMPYGCGEQNMALLASNIYILQYLKYTEQLTPAIRQKASNFMTSGYQRQLNYKHQDGAYSTFGAGTGNTWLTAFVLKSFAKAKLFIYIDPTTIEQSRKWLESKQRENGCFEMSGKLFHNRMKGGVSDEVTLSAYVTAAFLEMNVSAKNPVVKKSLSCLKESISDLSNTYTTALMAYVFTLAGDMETRGLLLDHLDKVAIKQGGFLHWSQRSAETSTSLSVEISSYVLMAKLSASPTNEDLGYASGIVRWLTRQQNYYGGFSSTQDTVVALQGLALYATLVFSPQGSSTVKVQSPSEQLTFNVNQDNRLLYQERILQDVTGKFSLEVQGTACASVQISHLYNVPPPAQSSDFSVEATTEVNSTGARPKFILKLKVQYNGKESSTNMVILDIQVLSGFVPDSESLRKLKGAMLVDRVEQKDGGVQVYIRELPQNTAISYTLEFRLDIPVQNLKPAVVKIYDYYQPSDHAETEYIFCPLACGVKWDQSRGRH, encoded by the exons ATGGGTCGTCCTGGGATTCAGACGTGGACATGGGCAGTGTGTGCCTTCTGGATGTGTGTGAGCCGAGCACTGGCTGGGCC gcAGTATGTGGTGACGTTTCCTGCAGTCCTTGAAGCTGGAGCTCAGACCAAACTGTGTGTAAGTCTCATGCAGCCCAACGAGACTCTGCTCATGACCGTCACTTTGATGTCCGAACGCGAGAACACAACTCTTCTCCAGCGGACATCCAGCGCAGACTTTCATGAATGCTCTCAGTTTACG ACTCCTGCAGTGCTCAATGAGGAGCTGCAGAATGTGGAGGTAAAGGTCCGAGGCTACACATTTTACTCAAGAGAGGTCAAGAAAGTCATGATCAAAGCCTATAAATTATTGACATTCGTCCAAACGGATAAACCAATCTACCTCCCAGGACAAACAG TGCATTTCAGAGTGGTCACACTGGACACCAAGTTTAGACCTGCTGATCAGCTG tacGACATCATTGAGATCGAG GATCCTAACAAGAACAGGATTGGACAGTGGCTGAATGAAGCATCTGATGGTAAAATAGTGCAGCTTTCTTACTCCTTGAACTCTGAGGCCCGTGAGGGAATCTACCAAGTCATTGTGTCCATTGGTGAAGATAAAATACATCACACCTTCAAAGTGGAGAAGTTTG TTTTGCCTAAATTTGACGTAACACTAAATGTAAGTGAGGAAGTAAGTATTGGGGACCAAGAAATTAATGCGAAAGCATGTGCAAA ttaCACGTTTAGACAGCCTGTGCCAGGATATGTTACAGTTGAGATGTGCCGACCTCTTAATCGATATCTTTCTCGTCCTGATCTCGAGGATGAAGAATTAACTCCCCCCTGCCACATAGAGACAAAGCAG GCAGACAACAACGGCTGTGCCACTTTTGCATTCAAGATGTCAACTTTCACCAAAATTGCTGGAAAGGCATTACAAGATGTGCTTAATGTCAGTGCTGAAGTGGAAGAGGAGGGGACAG GTATTTTACGCCTACAAAAGGGCAGAATAAAGATTTCGTATGTTATTGGAAGGCTGTCTTTCTTTGACACGCCCAAGATTTATGAGCCAGGATCAGTTGTGGAAGGAAAA GTTAAAGCAGTTCACTACAATAATGCACCCATTCCTGACATGCCAGTGTACCTGTTTGAGGGTGAAACATGGTCGTCACGACGACTGCAGAATCTCACCACTGACAGCAGTGGTGTTGCCAGCTTCTCATTAAGCACAGAGAACTTAAATGGGGATATTCGCCTCCAT ATAAGCAGCTCACCGACACTGAAGTACCCCCCATATAAAACTCCTTTCTATGAGTCTGGATCTCACACACTGTCTATGTTCCAACCTCCGTCTCTTGACACTCAACCAGTCAGCTTCCTGAAGGTGAAGACGAACGATAAAACACTTGCCTGTGATGCAGAAGCAGACATCACCATCCAGTACGTTGTAGTGGGAGAACGCCAGGACACTGTGGACATCATGTATCTG gtCTTGTCCAGAGGAGCCATCGTCGATCAAGGACACAAACAGGTTcaattgaaaaataaacaag TCAATGAGGGTGAGGTGTCCTTTAAGTTGCTGGTGTCTCCAGAGATGGCTCCAGAGGTCCAGATTGTGGCTTTTGTTGTCCTCCCCAGTGAGACTATGATCGCCCACAGCGCTGACTTCTCCACTGAGAATTGCTTCAGTCACAAG gtgtCGTTGGAGTTTTCACCATCCTCAGCTGTCCCAGGAGAGGACGTCAACATGCAGCTGACGGCAAAGCCAAACTCTCTGTGTGGTGTGAGCGCCATCGACCAGAGTGTCCTCATCAAAGAGCCTGGAAAGACTCTGAATGCAGAAAAG atatTTCACTTGTTGCCTGTCAGGAAGGTAACCTTTATCCCATATCAGGTTAAAGACCCCACAGAATGCCTGCATGTGAGACCCAAAAGATCCATTTTTCCCTTTCCTGGTCAAGACATAGACGATGCTCACACCGTGTTTGAG AATGTAGGACTGAAGGTGGCAACAAACTTGCTCATTGAAATCCCTTCATGCCTCCAGTACAGAGGAAGAGAATACCATCATAACCGctttg GTATTGCTCGGAGGCGAGGCCCTTCAGCACCCATACTGGAAGCAGCACGTGGAGAAGTTGCTGCTCCTTCTTCTCCTGATGCTGCACCAATAGAAACAGTCCGCACCTTCTTTCCTGAGACTTGGATTTGGGACCTAGTGGAAGTTGG ATCATCTGGAACGAAGGACGTGTCCCTCACTGTCCCAGACACCATCACCACCTGGGAGACGGAGACTTTCTGTTTGTCCCCTCAAGGTTTTGGTTTGGCTCCTCGTAAAGAAATCACCGTCTTCCAGCCCTTCTTCCTGGAACTCACGCTGCCCTACTCCATCACCCGGGGGGAGCGGTTTGAACTGAAGGCAACCGTCTTCAACTACCTGTCAAGCTGCATCGTG GTCACAGTCACTCCAGAGCTCTCCTCAGATTACACCCTCACCCCACTCTCTGACAATCAGTacacttcctgtctgtgtggCAATGAGCGCAAGACCTTCAGCTGGACCATGAACCCCACAACCTTAG GGgctgtgaatgtgactgtgaaAGCTGAGGCTGTGACATCTGACGTTTTTTGTAACAATGAGATCGTGAGCGTCCCAGACAGAGGTCGCATTGACACGGTCACTAAAACTCTCATAGTAAAG GCTGACGGAGTTGAGATGACCGAGACATATAACTGGCTGCTCTGCCCTAAAG GAAGCACTTTGACAGAGGAAATAGAGCTACAACTCCCTGAACATGTGATTGAAGGATCTGCCCGCGTTTTAGTATCAGTCCTGG GTGACATCCTCGGCCGGGCTCTGAAGAACATAGACGGTCTTCTGAGGATGCCTTATGGATGTGGAGAACAGAACATGGCACTCCTGGCCTCCAACATCTACATCCTGCAGTACCTTAAATACACAGAGCAGCTGACTCCAGCCATCAGACAGAAGGCTTCCAACTTCATGACCAGTG GCTACCAGAGACAGCTAAACTACAAACATCAGGATGGTGCATACAGCACATTTGGTGCAGGAACAGGAAACACTTG GTTGACTGCTTTTGTGTTGAAATCTTTTGCCAAAGCTAAATTATTCATCTACATCGATCCCACAACGATTGAACAGTCCAGGAAGTGGCTGGAATCGAAGCAACGAGAAAATGGTTGTTTTGAAATGTCAGGAAAACTTTTCCACAACAGAATGAAG GGCGGTGTGTCTGACGAGGTGACTCTCAGTGCATATGTCACTGCTGCCTTCTTGGAAATGAATGTGTCTGCAAAG AATCCCGTGGTGAAGAAGAGCCTGTCATGCCTCAAGGAGTCCATCAGTGACTTGAGCAACACCTACACCACAGCTCTGATGGCGTACGTCTTCACCTTGGCAGGAGACATGGAGACCCGTGGTCTCCTTCTGGATCACCTTGACAAGGTTGCAATCAAACAAG GGGGTTTCTTGCACTGGTCTCAGAGATCAGCAGAAACATCAACTTCTCTGTCTGTGGAGATCAGCTCCTATGTGCTGATGGCCAAACTCAGCGCCTCCCCGACTAATGAAGATCTGGGCTACGCCTCGGGCATCGTGAGGTGGTTGACGAGGCAGCAGAACTATTACGGAGGCTTCTCCTCCACACAG GACACAGTGGTGGCTCTTCAGGGTCTGGCTCTCTACGCCACTCTGGTGTTCAGTCCTCAGGGTTCAAGCACAGTGAAAGTCCAGTCTCCCAGTGAACAGCTGACATTTAACGTGAATCAGGACAACAGACTGCTCTACCAGGAGAGAATCCTGCAGGACGTGACTGGAAAGTTCAGCCTGGAGGTGCAGGGCACTGCATGTGCTTCAGTGCAG ATTTCTCATCTCTACAACGTCCCACCTCCTGCTCAGTCCAGTGATTTCAGTGTGGAAGCTACCACAGAGGTCAACTCCACTGGGGCCAGACCCAAGTTCATTCTGAAGCTCAAGGTCCA ATACAATGGAAAAGAGAGCAGTACAAACATGGTGATCCTGGATATCCAAGTACTCTCTGGATTTGTCCCAGACTCGGAGTCTTTGAGGAAG CTCAAAGGTGCCATGCTGGTGGACCGTGTTGAACAAAAGGATGGTGGCGTTCAGGTGTACATTAGAGAG tTACCACAGAACACAGCCATCTCCTACACCTTGGAGTTCAGACTGGACATCCCAGTGCAGAACCTGAAGCCTGCCGTGGTCAAGATCTACGACTACTACCAGCCAA gTGACCATGCTGAGACAGAATATATCTTTTGTCCTCTCG CTTGTGGAGTGAAGTGGGATCAGTCCCGAGGTCGTCACTGA